The Mannheimia granulomatis sequence TTAGTTGGCCCACCGGGCGTGGGAAAAACTTCATTAGGTCAATCCATTGCCAATGCAACAGGACGTAAATATGTGCGTATGGCATTAGGTGGTGTACGTGATGAAGCGGAGATCCGTGGCCATCGCCGTACCTACATTGGCTCAATGCCGGGGCAATTAATGATGAAAATGGCAAAAGTAGGCGTGCGTAATCCGCTATTCTTGTTAGATGAAATCGACAAAATGGCTCAAGACATGCGTGGCGACCCTGCCTCTGCCTTACTGGAAGTATTAGACCCAGAGCAAAACAAAGCCTTTAACGATCACTATTTGGAAGTAGACTACGATTTATCGGATGTTATGTTCGTGGCAACTTCGAACTCTATGAATATTCCACCGGCATTATTAGATCGTATGGAAGTTATTCGCCTTTCAGGTTATACCGAAGATGAAAAAATGCACATTGCCCGTGATCACTTATTGGCGAAACAGCAGGAAAATAATGGCTTAAAAGAAGGTGAATTAGTGGTTGAAGACAGTGCAATTTTAAGCATTATCCGCTACTACACCCGTGAAGCCGGCGTACGTGGGCTTGAGCGTGAAATTGCTAAAATCTGCCGTAAAGCCGTAAAAGCACTAGTGTTGGATAAAAAACTGAAATCTATTACGGTCTCTGAGCATAATATCGAAGACTATTTAGGTGTCAAACGCTTTGATTACGGCAAAATGGACAGTCAAAACCGTATTGGTGAGGTGACAGGGCTAGCTTGGACAGAAGTAGGTGGAGATTTATTAACTATTGAAACTACATCAGTAACCGGTAAAGGCAAATTCTCTTACACCGGCTCACTAGGCGATGTAATGAAAGAATCTATCCAAGCGGCAATGATGGTAGTACGAGCCAGAGCAGAAAAATTAGGTATTGCGGAAGACTTCTACGAGAAACGTGATATTCACGTTCACGTGCCGGATGGTGCTACACCAAAAGATGGCCCAAGTGCCGGCATCGCAATGTGTACTGCACTTATTTCGAGCCTTACCGGTAACCCTGTTCGTAAAGAAGTCGCGATGACAGGAGAAATCAGCCTACGTGGAAAAGTACTTCCAATCGGCGGACTCAAAGAGAAATTACTTGCAGCACACCGTGGCGGTATTACTACCGTGATTATTCCGAAAGAGAATGAAAAAGACTTAGAGGAAATTCCGGAAAACGCTAAAGCAGCCCTGAATATTCATGCGGTCGAAACTATTGATGAAGTGCTGGCAATCGCCCTTGAAAACCCACCAATGGGAATTGACGTGATGCCAAAAGCACAAATCAAAGTGAAAAAATCACGGGCTAAAGCAGTGGTTCAATAATCATAAAATATTAGGGCAGACAAAACTGTCCTATTGCAACAAAACAACAAGCGGTCATTTTTCTTTAAGATTTTGCAAAAAATCAGAGAAAAATGACCGCTTGTTTTAGTCTGTAATATGCGGTAATAACGCCCAAAAGGCGGCAATAATCGGTTCTTGAAGGCGTTTTTGTTGAACACAAATACCCAATTCAAAAGGTGTAATTGGGGAAGGTAAATTCAAATAAGAAACCTGATTATTCATCGGGCTATGTTTAATCACTACATCAGGCAGCAAAGCTACTCCAAAGCCAAGAGCTACCATTGGCACTATGGCTTCATGCCCACTGACCGTAGCATAAATTCTAGGTTCTTTAATTTTCTGTTCTTTAAACCAACGATCAATACGTTTTCTTACCGGTCCATTAACCGGCAAAATAAAGGGAACATTTTTCCAATCTATCGGTGACTGCTGCAAAATTTGCGTTGCTGCACAGGCTACGCGAGGAGCAATAATTGAGAGCTTAATATCATCAATATAATGAAAAACTATGTTATTTGGTAAAAACGCCGGCTTACCTGCAACAGAAATATCTGCTGATAATGATTGCACTTCATGCACTGCCTGAGCTGGGTCACCCGTACTCAATTTAATTTCTACCTTGGGATGAACTTGGCGAAAACGTGACAAAATCTGAGGTAGATGACTATAGGCAGCGGTTACTGAACAAAATACTTTCAACTCACCTTCTAACTCCCCTTGAGTTGGTGAAAGTTGATGTTGAAGCTGCTGCCATTCTGTCCAGCTTTGTTTAGCAAATTCCAGAAATTTTTCGCCTGCTTCCGTTAAATGCACTTGGCGATTATCCCGTAGAAACAACGGCTGTCCCAACTCCTCCTCCATTCGCTGAATATGGCGAGTGAGTGTGGAAGCCGTCATATAGTTTTTCTCCGCACTGCGGATAAAACTACGAGTTTGGGCGATGTCTAGGAAAAGTTTAAGGCTTTGGAATTCCATGTTTTTAATCCACTAACCATTCCGGCTTTATTTGTTCAGGAGAAATTTCATTGATATTTTCCTTATAAAACAAAATATGGGTTTCTGATTTATTTAATGGTCTCCAATGAGTAAAATTTTCTATACCATCTCCATAAAGAGCAATTATTTTTTTATTCAGACCGGATGCAATATGCACCGTTGCTGTATCAGGTGAAATAATAACTTCTGCAGTCCTAATTAACTCAATAGTATTAAAAATAGTCTTTGTTGGTGGTACATAAACACCTTGATATTTTTTTGATATTGAGCTTAATTCCTCAAAAACATCGGGATAACTAAGTAATATTAGAGGTTTACTTGGTATAATTTTTTTTAGATATTCAATATATCTTATTATATTATCGTAACTAATTTTTCTTGAATTAGCGGCCCCAAAAAAATTAATTGCAATATAATTTCTAATTTCATTCTTATCCAAATATGTCATTATTTCATCTTGTGATGTTTGATCGAATGGTATGTCATAGCTATCATCATCAACTTTAAACCCTACCATTTCTAGTGCAGTTTTATATACTTCAGAAAAATGCTGAGGAGTTTTAATATTTATATTAAAAAGCTGATAACTCTCTTTCTGGTAACCAATATAATACTTAGCATTAATCAACCGTAAAAGCAAAAGATCTCTGTTTCTTATTAAAACTGTCGGATCAACCACAATATCATATTTTTCTTTGCTTAAACTTATTCCACATTTTATATAATCTAATATATTACGTTTTTTTACATAGTAAATATGATCAATATATGGATTTTTCTTGTATAAATAAGCATCTTTTTTTGTGCAAACAATTCCTATTGTTAAATCATTCTTTTGCTTTTTTAACTCACGAAAAACAAATGAGCTAACAATATAATCTCCTATTTTTCCATCCTGTCGTAAAAAAAGAATTTTTTCAGGTGATATTAAAAGGGATTTATAATCACTTTTTCGATCAAGGATATATTTCCCCAGAAACAGGCGAATTTTTTGTAAAAATAATTTTATTTTCATACACAATTTTCTTCCAAATAATGTTTAAGCCAGTTAATTGCTTTGGAAAGTTCAAAATTTTCAGTCAAATTAGAATTTGTCCCTACATCATTTTTAGTTAAAACTTTAAAATGAGGCGTACTTGGCAAAAGTAATGGCTCCCACGTTCCCATATTCGGCATACTTTTAGCAAAAAAACTTAATAATGGTTTTTGAAATGCACATGCAATATGCAATGCACCACCATCAACAGCAATCACAAAATCTGCACTGGCAACCAAAGATAAATATTCACTTAATGACATCTTAGGCGATAATCGAATATTTAAATTCGGACAATTTTGTTTAAGCTCTTGATAATACTCTTGAGATAATTCTGTATAACTTAAAATAATATCTATTTCTTCAGCCTTTTCTATAATAGACTGATTAAGTAATACCACTAATTCATTGGCAGGAATCTTACGTTTACTGCCATAAGGACATAATAGCAATCTGTATTTACCCGATTTCCATATATCTGATACTTTATCATCATGTTCTGACTGAGTTTTTAAAATACTATATTCAATAGATAAACTATTATTAAGATTAAATCCTGAGTTTAATAAATAATTACTTAATTTCTCACTAGCTTCTTGTGGATAATAGAAATTATAATTTTTAACATTATCCAAATTGTAATGATTTTTATGATACTTTCTAAAAATTGCAATATATTCAGGATTAATAATCCTGTCCATTAGTAGAGAAGATGTATTAAAATTATTTTCAAAATCAATAACTAAATCCCATTTTTTATAATTTCTAATATAATCTACTAGGTTCCTATAAATATAACAATCAACCAATTGAGAATGCTCATAGATTATTTTATTACCAGAGGCAACCACTACTCCAATTTTTGCATTAGGATAAAGTTTCCTAAGCTGATTGATATGTGCCGTATGAACTACAGCATCACCGATCGCCCAGCCAAGAGGACGAATGAGAATAGAGTTAATTACTGCAGAATGTAAAACTTTATCATCCAGAATATGGCGTTTTTCCAATAAAGAAAGAATTAATTTCTTGAAGATTTTCATTACGCTGAATACCAATCAGTTTATTTATATCTATTCTCAATCTCATCAATTTCTGAAATATGCCCACCAAAAACACAAGCAGGTTCTACACCATAAGCGTGAATATTTGTCATTTGTAGCAAACCAGTTAAAAAATCAGATGGCAAGCGAACTGGATAAGCAAATTTAAGTAATTTCTTAGCTCCTTCTTGAGTAATTAAATAAGCAGTCGTTCTAATAATAGAACGTTTAGAGTTTTTTGAAGGCTTTAAATATCTTGCTAGGCGATAACGCTCTACTAAATTTTTCATAAATGGAAATGCTTTTGCCTTACCGTGATCGAAAAAAATAATTTCTCTACGATATGGTACTTTTTTTAATACATCCGCTAAAATTTGCTTAAAATAAAGAGATACTATCGCATCATCTTCCAAAATAATTGCTTCTGGAATATTATTATCGACAATATACTCATACATTTTTATATGGCTTAATGCACAACCTATTTCTCCCAATGTCAATGGCTTTCTTGCCGCATACTTTTGCGGATAGAATTCAAAATCAACTTGGTTGAGCTGTTCTTGTGTAAGCTCTTTACCATATACTGCGTCAAAAAATTGAAACTCTAACCCTAAGCTATTTAGTCTTTCCGAGATTTCTTTTCTGCGTGAAGAATTTTTTAAACTGATGATAAAAATAGGGGGGAAATTATTCATAATAAATTAGTCCTTATTAACAGTTTGCGATAATATACGTGTCATATCAGCAATAAATTTAGGCATATTATGAACTTCTTTAATATATTCTACCGCCTCTAATACCAATTTAGTACGTTTCTCATCATTCCGCATTATCTCTCTGACAGCATTTACATAAAGTGAAACGGATTCAAATCCATCACCTAAAACAGTACCAACATCCACACCAAATTTAGCTGTTAAATTTTCAGGATTCTGATTACTAACTAATAAAGTTCCATAAGATAACGCTTCCAAAAATGAAATCGGTAATGCTTCGTGAATAGAGGTATTAATTAAAATCTTTGCATCTTTTAGATACTGATCTTTTACTTCACCATCTACGTGGCCAACAAAATGTAAATTTGGAACATTCTTATATTGATTGATAATTTCGGAATTTCTCTCTGCATCATAGAATGTTTGCCCTAACATATAAAAATTATATTCAGGGCATTTTTTAGCTATCTCACAGAATAACCAACCCCTCTTAACTGATTCAATACGCCCTAAGAAAATAATAATGTCTTTTTTAGGATAAGTAGTTACATCAAATTGCTCATCAATTTCAATCGGATTTGGCAAATAAGTAATCTCTACATCGTCATCTAAGCGATAGAGTTCTTTAGCTTTATCATTTAAAAAATATCCTTGAGATACAAATTTGATTCTATTTTCCTTATAAAGTTGATGTACATTATCATAGGCCTTTTGATCATAATAGCAGGGCTCAGGAAACAGTTTTACTGTATTAATTTCATCCCAATCACTTAATGGTCTAGGGTCTTGAATCCAAAAAATTAATTTTTTCTCTTTATTTGGCTCAATCATTATAGGTAGATCAAAAGTAGTCTCAATGCTTAAGTAAGCATCGTAATTTTGACTTTTTAACCATCTTTTTGCAAACCATTCTTTTTTAGGTATCTCATAGACATTGACGCCATCAACATTATGCTTTCTAGCAAACATACCAAAATTTCTTGATGTGGTTTTTAGTAGAACATCAACTTGTACATTATCATTATTCAAGTATTTAGCAATCAATCTACGCGCTAAAAAACCATATCCACCAAACCCTGTACCTAAAGCTCCAAAATATTCATTAATAAGTAGTGCTACTTTAAATTTTTTCATTATTAATTCCTGTCATCTGATAAATAAGTGATAGAAATTTTCTTTTGATTTCAAACTCACTAAATTTTTTAATATGAATATTCATATTATTTTTATAATAATTGATTTTCTCTTGTTCCTCTAGTAATACTAGAGTTTTGTAAATAAATTCCTCTTTATTTCCCATTTCAACAAGCTCACCACATCTTCCATTATCTAAAATTTCTCTTGGTCCTGTTGGACAGTCCATTGCTACTACTGGAGTATTTAAAATTATACTTTCAAGTAATACCGTAGGTAAACCTTCTCTTTCTGAGGTGTGAAGAAATAGCTTGGCATTTTTTATGTAAGGATATGGATTTTCTATTTCACCTAGTAAATAACAACTTTCTTGCAAACTTAAGTCATTAATTAAATTTTTTAAATTATGGAATTCTGGTCCACCACCAATAATTAATAATTTCTCTTTTCTACCACTATTAGCCAACCGACTAAAAATAGTAATCAAATCTGAATGTCTTTTTATTTTATCCAATCTGGCGACTTGTACTAAATAACCAAATTCATATTCAACTGGAATGCTCTCATTAGATAGTTTAAGTACTTTATTCACTTCTATTGGATTAAATAAAACTTCTATTTTATCAGAGGGTATAAAATCAATTAACTGCTTTTTCATATCCTCACAAATTGTAATAACCTTATGGTATTTATTTAAAATATTTATATCTTTTTCTCTGATATTATTATCTATTGCCAAATGCTGCCATCTAATCACGGGGCACGTCAATTCTTCAAAAATGATATAAGAATCAAAATGGTTACTAAAATTAATTATAATATCATACTTTCCTTTTGAGATATAATCCATCAAACTTTTCCGTTTAACCATTTTCTCTTTAAAATTAAAGAATTTGTATTTAATCTTTTTTAGCCAATTTTTATTTCTTTCAGCATATAAATTTTCTTTATATGAACAGTAGTGATTATTAAACAAATAATCAACACTCATACCACTTGGAATTAATCGATGAAATACATTATTTTCTTTATCATAATCAATAAGTATATCTATATGGAGATTTTTTTCATCTTGCAATATTGATAGATAGTTTACTAGAATCCTTTCTATCCCCCCCATAATTAACCACTTATGTAAAAATAATATTTTCACTTACATTCCTTAATTGTAATAATTATATAAAATTACGCTTATGTTTAATATGGCTTTGAATATTTCTCTCCGCATCTTTCTTATCCCAAACTTGTAATTCCCAAGGGTAATAAAAGTTGCTCGCATTTTTAAAATAAATATGAATACCAATATATTCTTCTTTATCTCGTAAATACCAATTTTTCAAACCATACTTTTCTTTCCATTCATCTAAATTATCCATTACTTGTTGAATAGTTTCACTATCAACAATCATTCTTGCACCAAATATATCATTTAAAATACTATTTACAGGATAACCTTCGCTACGTTGATTAAACCGTTCAATTTTATAAAGAATAGACTCTGAAGTTTTTACTCGATAAAAATAATGGGTATCATATAAATCAGCACGGTATAAATAGTCATTAATAGATTCGTGTAAATTTAGTCGATACGCTAAAATATGTTCTACAGGAACTTTGGCTAGTGTATGTTTGAGATTTACTTTTTCAATTTTACCGGATTCAAAATAATCTAGTGAAAAAGCTAAATGTACTTTATTAATTTCATCAATTAATTTCTCAACTTTTGCTAACATATCTAATCAACCAATTTTAAATAGACAAAACCCCGCATTTGCGGGGTTTGCAATAATTAAATTATTTTGTGCTTGGGATGCTGAAACGTTTGTTAAAGCGTTCAACACGACCACCGGTGTCAACAACACGTTGTTTACCAGTGTAGAACGGGTGGCAGTTACCACATACGTCTAAGTTTAAATCTTTACCTACTGTTGAGCGGGTTTTAACTACATTACCGCAAGAACATGTTGCAGTAATTTCTTTATATTCTGGATGAATATTTTGTTTCATTGGGGAACCTCATAAGAAGCCATATCGCCACCTATCTTGTTAGACTCTCTACCGCTGATA is a genomic window containing:
- a CDS encoding glycosyltransferase family 9 protein, which translates into the protein MKIFKKLILSLLEKRHILDDKVLHSAVINSILIRPLGWAIGDAVVHTAHINQLRKLYPNAKIGVVVASGNKIIYEHSQLVDCYIYRNLVDYIRNYKKWDLVIDFENNFNTSSLLMDRIINPEYIAIFRKYHKNHYNLDNVKNYNFYYPQEASEKLSNYLLNSGFNLNNSLSIEYSILKTQSEHDDKVSDIWKSGKYRLLLCPYGSKRKIPANELVVLLNQSIIEKAEEIDIILSYTELSQEYYQELKQNCPNLNIRLSPKMSLSEYLSLVASADFVIAVDGGALHIACAFQKPLLSFFAKSMPNMGTWEPLLLPSTPHFKVLTKNDVGTNSNLTENFELSKAINWLKHYLEENCV
- a CDS encoding glycosyltransferase family 25 protein, whose amino-acid sequence is MNNFPPIFIISLKNSSRRKEISERLNSLGLEFQFFDAVYGKELTQEQLNQVDFEFYPQKYAARKPLTLGEIGCALSHIKMYEYIVDNNIPEAIILEDDAIVSLYFKQILADVLKKVPYRREIIFFDHGKAKAFPFMKNLVERYRLARYLKPSKNSKRSIIRTTAYLITQEGAKKLLKFAYPVRLPSDFLTGLLQMTNIHAYGVEPACVFGGHISEIDEIENRYK
- a CDS encoding glycosyltransferase family 4 protein — encoded protein: MKKFKVALLINEYFGALGTGFGGYGFLARRLIAKYLNNDNVQVDVLLKTTSRNFGMFARKHNVDGVNVYEIPKKEWFAKRWLKSQNYDAYLSIETTFDLPIMIEPNKEKKLIFWIQDPRPLSDWDEINTVKLFPEPCYYDQKAYDNVHQLYKENRIKFVSQGYFLNDKAKELYRLDDDVEITYLPNPIEIDEQFDVTTYPKKDIIIFLGRIESVKRGWLFCEIAKKCPEYNFYMLGQTFYDAERNSEIINQYKNVPNLHFVGHVDGEVKDQYLKDAKILINTSIHEALPISFLEALSYGTLLVSNQNPENLTAKFGVDVGTVLGDGFESVSLYVNAVREIMRNDEKRTKLVLEAVEYIKEVHNMPKFIADMTRILSQTVNKD
- the ilvY gene encoding HTH-type transcriptional activator IlvY, with translation MEFQSLKLFLDIAQTRSFIRSAEKNYMTASTLTRHIQRMEEELGQPLFLRDNRQVHLTEAGEKFLEFAKQSWTEWQQLQHQLSPTQGELEGELKVFCSVTAAYSHLPQILSRFRQVHPKVEIKLSTGDPAQAVHEVQSLSADISVAGKPAFLPNNIVFHYIDDIKLSIIAPRVACAATQILQQSPIDWKNVPFILPVNGPVRKRIDRWFKEQKIKEPRIYATVSGHEAIVPMVALGFGVALLPDVVIKHSPMNNQVSYLNLPSPITPFELGICVQQKRLQEPIIAAFWALLPHITD
- a CDS encoding glycosyltransferase is translated as MKILFLHKWLIMGGIERILVNYLSILQDEKNLHIDILIDYDKENNVFHRLIPSGMSVDYLFNNHYCSYKENLYAERNKNWLKKIKYKFFNFKEKMVKRKSLMDYISKGKYDIIINFSNHFDSYIIFEELTCPVIRWQHLAIDNNIREKDINILNKYHKVITICEDMKKQLIDFIPSDKIEVLFNPIEVNKVLKLSNESIPVEYEFGYLVQVARLDKIKRHSDLITIFSRLANSGRKEKLLIIGGGPEFHNLKNLINDLSLQESCYLLGEIENPYPYIKNAKLFLHTSEREGLPTVLLESIILNTPVVAMDCPTGPREILDNGRCGELVEMGNKEEFIYKTLVLLEEQEKINYYKNNMNIHIKKFSEFEIKRKFLSLIYQMTGINNEKI
- the lon gene encoding endopeptidase La, with protein sequence MAPRKKKTIELPLLPLRDVVVFPYMVMPLFVGREKSIQALRSAMDSNKQLFLVTQQDPNKEDPNSEDMYNVGVVANIIQMLNLPDGTVKVLVEGQSRAKIEQIHDDEKGFWAEVQPINSEYDEENEELKTIAKTTLAEFENYVKNNKKIPAEILPKLQRIALEDRLADTIASNLIAPVKKKQELLEEANLIARFDALLIAMATEMDTLETETRIRNRVKQQMEKNQRDYYLNEQIKAIQKELGNGDDVEQSELDKLKEKIDAAKLPTEVKEKLDAEFRKLKAMPQSSSEATVVRGYIDWILQMPWHTKSAVKKDLAKAQAVLDKDHYGLERVKERIVEYLAVQSRLNKLKGPILCLVGPPGVGKTSLGQSIANATGRKYVRMALGGVRDEAEIRGHRRTYIGSMPGQLMMKMAKVGVRNPLFLLDEIDKMAQDMRGDPASALLEVLDPEQNKAFNDHYLEVDYDLSDVMFVATSNSMNIPPALLDRMEVIRLSGYTEDEKMHIARDHLLAKQQENNGLKEGELVVEDSAILSIIRYYTREAGVRGLEREIAKICRKAVKALVLDKKLKSITVSEHNIEDYLGVKRFDYGKMDSQNRIGEVTGLAWTEVGGDLLTIETTSVTGKGKFSYTGSLGDVMKESIQAAMMVVRARAEKLGIAEDFYEKRDIHVHVPDGATPKDGPSAGIAMCTALISSLTGNPVRKEVAMTGEISLRGKVLPIGGLKEKLLAAHRGGITTVIIPKENEKDLEEIPENAKAALNIHAVETIDEVLAIALENPPMGIDVMPKAQIKVKKSRAKAVVQ
- a CDS encoding GTP pyrophosphokinase, coding for MLAKVEKLIDEINKVHLAFSLDYFESGKIEKVNLKHTLAKVPVEHILAYRLNLHESINDYLYRADLYDTHYFYRVKTSESILYKIERFNQRSEGYPVNSILNDIFGARMIVDSETIQQVMDNLDEWKEKYGLKNWYLRDKEEYIGIHIYFKNASNFYYPWELQVWDKKDAERNIQSHIKHKRNFI
- a CDS encoding glycosyltransferase family 9 protein, with the protein product MKIKLFLQKIRLFLGKYILDRKSDYKSLLISPEKILFLRQDGKIGDYIVSSFVFRELKKQKNDLTIGIVCTKKDAYLYKKNPYIDHIYYVKKRNILDYIKCGISLSKEKYDIVVDPTVLIRNRDLLLLRLINAKYYIGYQKESYQLFNINIKTPQHFSEVYKTALEMVGFKVDDDSYDIPFDQTSQDEIMTYLDKNEIRNYIAINFFGAANSRKISYDNIIRYIEYLKKIIPSKPLILLSYPDVFEELSSISKKYQGVYVPPTKTIFNTIELIRTAEVIISPDTATVHIASGLNKKIIALYGDGIENFTHWRPLNKSETHILFYKENINEISPEQIKPEWLVD
- the rpmE gene encoding 50S ribosomal protein L31, whose product is MKQNIHPEYKEITATCSCGNVVKTRSTVGKDLNLDVCGNCHPFYTGKQRVVDTGGRVERFNKRFSIPSTK